In Hallerella succinigenes, the following are encoded in one genomic region:
- a CDS encoding class I SAM-dependent RNA methyltransferase, with translation MITFSNALRESMPKTLSSLPLLSIAILDYKDELAVKNKAFALFCEKNGLPSPEEVIASPLPRNYRTTTKRRAIFENGEFSLAFGEDDRSEYAEPLEPEEHLAIYKLVEGYLKKPVFKALAEAMNWLIIRGSYKRRTVIFNVHEMNASVVRKLKLMGEHLTASELGVFSAHVYFDPTCSDYYLEARRPTNALAFKTLYGPKDLSLDLGDIRLKYPVTGFSQINESQIPNLLSKAKELLQPNAEEHMLDLYCGYGLFSLGIGKNAKSTFGVEWEGPSIEYAKNSARFLKRMNAKFLAGKIDAEFVEKKIPKFREPEVILLDPPRKGVEQGVISALAKRNPKRVLHVFCGTDEIPRSVNQWRMAHYQVSKIQPLDLFPGTPHLETAVLMTKADVRK, from the coding sequence ATGATCACTTTTTCGAATGCTCTCCGGGAATCGATGCCGAAGACTCTTTCGAGCCTTCCGCTTCTTTCGATTGCCATTTTGGATTATAAAGATGAACTCGCAGTGAAGAACAAAGCCTTTGCCTTGTTCTGCGAAAAAAACGGTTTACCGTCGCCGGAAGAAGTGATCGCAAGCCCGCTTCCTAGAAATTACCGCACAACGACCAAACGCCGCGCCATTTTTGAAAACGGTGAATTCTCTTTGGCATTTGGCGAAGACGATCGTTCGGAATATGCGGAACCCCTTGAACCGGAAGAACATCTTGCCATTTACAAGCTCGTCGAAGGCTATTTGAAAAAGCCGGTTTTTAAGGCTCTTGCCGAAGCGATGAACTGGCTGATTATTCGAGGCTCTTACAAGCGTCGCACGGTCATCTTTAACGTGCATGAGATGAACGCTTCTGTGGTGCGCAAGTTGAAGCTCATGGGCGAACATTTGACCGCCTCGGAGCTCGGCGTTTTTTCGGCTCACGTTTACTTTGACCCGACCTGTTCCGACTACTATCTGGAAGCCCGACGTCCGACGAACGCGCTTGCGTTCAAAACGCTTTACGGCCCCAAGGATCTTTCGCTTGACTTGGGCGATATCCGTTTGAAGTATCCGGTTACAGGCTTTAGCCAGATCAATGAATCGCAGATTCCGAATCTGCTTTCGAAGGCAAAGGAACTTTTGCAACCGAATGCGGAAGAGCACATGCTTGATCTCTACTGCGGTTATGGACTTTTCTCTCTTGGCATCGGCAAAAATGCGAAGTCCACTTTTGGTGTGGAATGGGAAGGCCCTTCGATTGAATACGCGAAGAACAGTGCGCGATTCCTGAAACGGATGAATGCGAAATTCCTTGCGGGAAAAATCGACGCCGAATTTGTGGAAAAGAAAATTCCGAAGTTTCGCGAACCGGAAGTCATTCTACTGGATCCGCCGCGCAAAGGCGTGGAACAGGGCGTGATTTCGGCTCTTGCCAAAAGGAATCCGAAACGCGTTCTGCATGTGTTCTGCGGTACGGATGAAATACCGCGTTCCGTAAACCAGTGGCGCATGGCCCATTATCAAGTTTCGAAAATTCAACCGCTGGATCTTTTTCCGGGAACTCCGCATTTGGAAACGGCTGTCTTGATGACGAAAGCGGATGTGCGAAAGTAA
- a CDS encoding IS5 family transposase, with the protein MYRPPKSHAQTSLFCSLEEQLNHKHSLYVLANKIDWNKFETEFSKRFDDKMGAPNKPIRLMTGLIILKHIRNVSDESVVEQFQENAYYQYFCGERFFSTEQPCDPSELVHFRHMIGEAGMDMILKESILVNDDHDKQGPTGCGTVFLDTTVQEKNITFPTDAKLANKIIEQVQRIVEEHDLPQRQSYKRTLKKVHRDQRFRNHPKNGKKAHKADRRLKTIAGRLVRELERNLASKNLLNTYKEKIELFKKVLAQKKCDKDKVYSLHEPEVKCIGKGKEHKKYEFGNKVSIARSYSGIIVGAVSFRDEYDGHTIDDTLDHVEQMLGFRPSQAACDRGYRGQKESGTTKIVIPDVPKKNATYYQKEKAHKLFCKRAGIEPINGHLKSDHRMGRNFYKGIFGDMLNAKLAAAAFNFKRAMRRFFVLLEWLYCCFLCREGVNKNGEPPYPALAK; encoded by the coding sequence ATGTACAGACCGCCAAAATCCCACGCACAGACAAGCCTTTTCTGTTCCCTTGAGGAGCAGTTGAACCACAAGCATTCCCTCTACGTTCTCGCGAACAAGATTGACTGGAACAAGTTCGAGACCGAGTTTTCGAAACGGTTTGACGACAAAATGGGTGCGCCGAACAAGCCGATCCGTCTCATGACCGGGCTCATCATCCTGAAGCACATCCGCAACGTATCGGACGAGTCCGTCGTGGAGCAGTTTCAGGAAAACGCCTATTACCAGTATTTTTGCGGAGAACGGTTCTTCTCGACGGAGCAACCCTGCGACCCGAGCGAACTTGTTCACTTCCGGCACATGATTGGCGAAGCGGGCATGGACATGATCCTCAAGGAAAGTATCCTCGTCAACGATGACCACGATAAACAAGGACCGACAGGATGCGGCACGGTCTTTCTTGACACGACCGTGCAGGAAAAGAACATCACGTTCCCTACAGACGCCAAACTTGCGAACAAGATAATAGAACAGGTACAGAGGATCGTGGAAGAGCATGATCTTCCGCAAAGACAGTCCTACAAGAGAACCTTGAAGAAGGTCCATCGTGACCAGCGTTTCCGCAATCACCCGAAGAACGGCAAGAAGGCTCACAAGGCAGATCGCAGGCTGAAGACAATCGCGGGACGGCTCGTCCGTGAATTAGAGCGAAATCTCGCCAGCAAGAACTTGTTGAACACGTACAAAGAAAAAATCGAGCTTTTCAAAAAAGTTCTGGCACAGAAGAAATGCGACAAGGACAAGGTCTATTCGCTTCACGAACCCGAAGTAAAATGCATCGGCAAGGGCAAGGAACACAAGAAATACGAGTTCGGCAACAAGGTGTCAATCGCCCGGAGCTACAGCGGCATCATTGTCGGCGCGGTCTCGTTCCGGGACGAGTATGACGGACATACGATAGACGATACGCTTGACCATGTTGAACAAATGCTTGGATTCAGGCCGAGCCAGGCCGCATGCGACCGAGGCTACCGCGGACAAAAGGAATCCGGAACGACAAAGATCGTGATACCGGACGTCCCGAAGAAAAACGCGACTTACTACCAGAAGGAAAAGGCTCACAAGCTTTTTTGCAAGAGGGCAGGCATCGAGCCTATCAACGGCCACCTGAAAAGCGACCACCGTATGGGTAGAAATTTCTACAAGGGAATCTTTGGCGACATGCTCAATGCAAAGCTTGCAGCAGCGGCGTTCAACTTCAAGAGGGCCATGAGGCGCTTTTTTGTCCTGTTGGAATGGCTATACTGTTGCTTCCTTTGCCGGGAAGGGGTGAATAAAAACGGCGAACCTCCTTATCCTGCGCTCGCGAAGTGA
- a CDS encoding nitroreductase family protein, with the protein MNTFDCIYSRRSTRRYKQVPVELEKVQKVIEAGRFAPSGGNNQSAHFFVILKKDVIQKLVALVEKAFAKMEVTEGMYKSLRNSILQSKKGGYVFCYDAPVLIIVANQKDYGNNMADTACAIQNMMLEANELDLGSCWINQLRWLNEDPDLLAYLQELGMHEDERVYASVIIGYPETEDGLPLRKALDRKGNEVTWI; encoded by the coding sequence ATGAACACCTTCGATTGCATTTACTCCCGTCGTAGCACCCGCCGTTACAAGCAGGTCCCTGTGGAACTGGAAAAGGTACAAAAGGTTATCGAAGCGGGGCGCTTTGCTCCGAGCGGTGGAAATAACCAGTCCGCGCACTTTTTTGTGATTCTCAAAAAGGATGTGATTCAAAAGCTCGTAGCTCTGGTGGAAAAAGCCTTTGCCAAAATGGAAGTGACGGAAGGCATGTACAAGAGCTTGCGCAATTCGATTTTGCAGTCGAAAAAAGGCGGCTATGTTTTTTGCTATGACGCTCCGGTTTTGATCATCGTTGCGAATCAAAAGGATTACGGCAACAACATGGCGGATACCGCTTGTGCAATCCAGAACATGATGCTCGAAGCGAATGAACTCGATTTGGGAAGCTGTTGGATCAATCAGCTCCGCTGGCTGAACGAAGATCCGGATCTGCTCGCGTACTTGCAGGAACTCGGCATGCATGAAGATGAACGGGTTTACGCGTCGGTAATTATCGGATACCCGGAAACGGAAGACGGTTTGCCGCTTCGCAAGGCGTTGGACCGCAAGGGCAATGAAGTGACTTGGATCTAG
- a CDS encoding TIGR02147 family protein: MSAIDKLFDYDDYRRFLQDYFDEQKKMRAVFSHRFFAAKAGFRSSSYCLNVIRGRFNLTPKSIEKMTKAMGLGRRQSKYFSALVEYNQAKRSDERESAWDEIIQIRSQNEFSHVSHDQKEYFSKWYYPVLRELVVHSDFDGDMMHLARSVEPSISTEEARVAVDNMLRWGLIQKDKSGKYKSTALMLDAKQVSPMDLRQIRREYVQQAIGSVETKKPSERFATFTTLAMSEKSYDYAVKVLEEARRKIIAKASDDPIVDKVYEMMVVAFPMSKKLEKETKNEAE, from the coding sequence ATGTCGGCGATAGATAAATTGTTTGATTACGACGATTACCGCCGTTTTCTACAAGATTATTTTGACGAGCAGAAAAAGATGCGCGCCGTTTTTTCGCATCGCTTTTTTGCAGCCAAGGCTGGCTTCCGTTCTTCATCTTATTGCCTGAACGTGATTCGTGGACGTTTCAATCTGACGCCAAAATCCATTGAAAAAATGACGAAGGCGATGGGCCTTGGTCGTCGGCAGTCCAAATATTTTTCTGCCCTGGTGGAATACAATCAGGCAAAGCGCAGTGATGAGCGTGAAAGTGCTTGGGATGAAATTATCCAGATCCGTTCGCAGAACGAATTCTCGCATGTTTCCCACGATCAGAAGGAATATTTTTCCAAGTGGTATTATCCGGTTTTGCGAGAACTCGTGGTGCATTCGGATTTTGACGGTGACATGATGCACTTGGCGCGGTCTGTGGAACCTTCCATTTCGACGGAAGAGGCCCGGGTGGCTGTCGATAACATGCTCCGCTGGGGACTGATTCAAAAGGATAAATCCGGTAAGTACAAAAGTACCGCTTTGATGCTTGACGCCAAACAGGTTTCTCCGATGGATTTGCGTCAGATTCGCCGGGAATATGTGCAGCAGGCGATCGGTTCTGTTGAAACGAAAAAGCCTTCTGAACGTTTTGCAACGTTTACTACTCTCGCGATGAGTGAAAAATCCTATGATTATGCGGTGAAGGTTTTGGAAGAAGCGCGTCGGAAAATTATCGCAAAGGCATCGGATGATCCGATTGTCGATAAGGTTTACGAGATGATGGTCGTTGCGTTTCCGATGAGCAAAAAATTAGAGAAGGAGACGAAAAATGAAGCTGAGTAA
- a CDS encoding LamG domain-containing protein — MKLSKNCFVSLFVILCGVWVSCSDDHRNAGGVTDIGNSIAGTVTLADGVTPAVAARVVAYADSWESAGILDSIETATDSLGRFTLDDVPREMQVLYVSKDAENYLARVVKDSVDYILGNSKSLTGSIAEQTMGKVRIVGTSLEAFLDSNGNFAFDAVPYGELSLVYVKDGASLAHYEFATSESDSAEMLLPPLAVSENGDSVLVIAEVPEGTAPDPADSLTVISVELSGAPMETLYGFVLPVKFNDKIDFEKFSDPAAFQVLSEDGAELNFEVDYWTPSASQGVLWVRLDSLPAGTQRVDLSLALREKPLAPQGAFLEADSVMASLHMNGDATIHAATDSDAAYGIIGYGATLSAGQYISLDSMNPCSGDFTLSVWALWNGDNGNHQILFAKRASWADSTLFQWYFEANSGVFAVYDVLHWDSLPGVSLKADSTQWKMLSLVSKNDSVSMFVNGKRVSEPIAFQPRELDMALPFRVGGNDVEDETWNGSLDEVRVVSKARSAEWLRLEYETQYAAKNLPD; from the coding sequence ATGAAGCTGAGTAAAAATTGCTTTGTTAGTTTGTTCGTAATCCTTTGCGGTGTATGGGTGAGTTGTAGTGATGATCACCGGAATGCGGGCGGCGTAACGGATATCGGAAATTCGATTGCAGGTACGGTGACGCTTGCGGACGGTGTGACGCCGGCGGTTGCGGCCCGTGTTGTTGCCTATGCGGATTCCTGGGAAAGCGCTGGAATTTTAGACTCGATCGAAACCGCGACGGATAGCCTTGGACGCTTTACTTTGGACGATGTGCCACGTGAAATGCAGGTGCTGTATGTCTCGAAGGATGCGGAAAATTATCTCGCCCGTGTGGTGAAGGATTCGGTGGATTACATTCTAGGCAACTCCAAGTCTTTGACGGGCTCAATCGCGGAACAGACGATGGGCAAGGTGCGTATTGTCGGTACGAGCCTTGAAGCTTTTTTGGATTCAAATGGAAACTTTGCGTTTGACGCAGTGCCGTATGGAGAGCTTTCGCTCGTTTATGTGAAGGATGGAGCATCCCTTGCGCATTATGAATTTGCAACATCGGAGTCGGACTCGGCAGAAATGCTTCTTCCACCGCTTGCCGTTTCCGAAAATGGAGATTCTGTTCTTGTGATTGCGGAAGTGCCGGAAGGCACCGCTCCAGATCCAGCTGATTCTTTGACGGTAATTTCTGTTGAACTTTCGGGCGCTCCGATGGAAACACTTTACGGCTTTGTTCTTCCGGTGAAGTTCAACGATAAAATCGATTTTGAAAAATTCTCGGATCCGGCAGCTTTTCAGGTTCTTTCTGAAGACGGTGCGGAATTGAATTTTGAAGTCGACTACTGGACGCCTTCTGCATCGCAGGGAGTGCTCTGGGTGCGCCTGGATTCTTTGCCGGCGGGAACGCAACGGGTGGACCTTTCGCTCGCATTGCGGGAAAAGCCTTTGGCTCCGCAGGGAGCATTCCTAGAAGCGGATTCGGTGATGGCAAGTTTGCACATGAATGGAGACGCGACGATTCATGCTGCGACCGATTCCGATGCCGCTTACGGAATCATCGGTTACGGGGCGACGCTTTCCGCAGGGCAGTATATTTCTCTCGATTCGATGAATCCTTGTTCGGGGGATTTTACGCTTTCCGTTTGGGCATTGTGGAACGGCGACAACGGCAATCATCAGATTCTGTTTGCCAAGCGTGCTTCTTGGGCGGACTCGACTCTTTTCCAGTGGTACTTTGAAGCGAACTCCGGTGTGTTTGCGGTGTACGATGTTCTGCACTGGGATTCCTTGCCGGGAGTTTCTTTGAAGGCGGATTCGACGCAGTGGAAAATGCTCAGTCTCGTTTCGAAGAACGATTCCGTTTCGATGTTTGTGAACGGTAAACGGGTCAGCGAGCCGATAGCCTTTCAGCCGCGAGAATTGGATATGGCCCTTCCGTTCCGCGTAGGCGGTAATGACGTAGAAGATGAAACGTGGAACGGGTCGTTGGATGAAGTCCGCGTGGTGAGCAAGGCCCGGTCTGCGGAATGGTTGCGCTTGGAGTATGAGACCCAGTACGCGGCGAAGAATTTACCGGACTGA
- a CDS encoding ferredoxin yields the protein MAIKKVWLDESASECISCGACEGVCDAVFSVPEKMKVNEGVDYSQYEEDIKNAAEGCPAQVIKYE from the coding sequence ATGGCAATTAAAAAGGTTTGGCTCGATGAATCCGCCAGCGAATGCATCTCTTGCGGCGCCTGCGAAGGTGTCTGCGACGCAGTGTTCTCCGTCCCCGAAAAAATGAAGGTGAACGAAGGCGTTGATTACAGCCAGTACGAAGAAGACATCAAGAACGCGGCAGAAGGCTGCCCGGCTCAGGTCATCAAGTACGAATAA
- the argB gene encoding acetylglutamate kinase, giving the protein MKKVVVKIGGSLAIDEAKLLDFTRAVAKLSAQDFQVAVVHGGGKDINENIALLSEEPRFIEGLRVTTPSIMKMVEMTLSGHVNKKLVRMLENEGASAIGISGVDGKLFEAKKREGGVDLGQVGNIAKVNPKIVTDLWTAGWTPVVSPISIGEGVAWNVNADTAASELAIALQADKFLLVSDVPGVLDKEKNLVSSLDEAKVDALIADGTISGGMIPKVKESIKAIKLGLGEIHILGWKDADTFVKQIQGELNYGTILR; this is encoded by the coding sequence ATGAAAAAAGTCGTCGTTAAAATCGGTGGCAGTCTCGCAATCGACGAGGCCAAGCTCCTGGATTTTACTCGCGCGGTCGCTAAGCTCTCTGCCCAGGATTTCCAGGTGGCAGTGGTGCATGGCGGTGGTAAGGATATCAACGAGAACATTGCGCTTCTTTCCGAAGAACCGCGATTTATCGAAGGTCTGCGAGTGACGACTCCGAGCATCATGAAGATGGTCGAAATGACTCTCTCTGGCCATGTGAACAAAAAGCTCGTCCGCATGCTCGAAAACGAAGGCGCATCCGCTATCGGTATTTCTGGCGTGGACGGCAAGCTCTTTGAAGCGAAGAAACGTGAAGGCGGCGTGGACTTGGGCCAGGTCGGCAATATCGCGAAGGTCAACCCGAAGATTGTGACGGACCTTTGGACGGCTGGCTGGACGCCGGTCGTAAGCCCGATTTCCATCGGCGAAGGTGTCGCTTGGAATGTGAACGCGGATACCGCGGCGTCGGAACTCGCCATTGCACTCCAGGCAGACAAGTTCCTTCTTGTGAGCGATGTTCCGGGAGTTCTCGACAAGGAAAAGAATCTCGTTTCGAGTCTCGACGAAGCCAAGGTAGATGCTCTAATCGCCGACGGTACGATTAGTGGCGGTATGATCCCGAAGGTGAAGGAAAGCATCAAGGCGATCAAGCTCGGACTCGGTGAAATCCACATTCTCGGCTGGAAGGATGCGGATACGTTTGTGAAACAAATTCAGGGAGAATTGAACTATGGCACAATCCTTCGCTAA
- a CDS encoding aspartate aminotransferase family protein produces MAQSFANLLEQDQATIAPLYGKVDINFVKGEGSYLFDDKGDKYLDFVAGIAVNGLGHQNAGIKAAIVEQLNHFNHISNLYPNYPQIALGRKLLEITGFDKAFFCNSGTEANEGCIKFARKYFNRKGEAHRQKIVTFINSFHGRTFAALSATGQPSIREGFGSMPGDFVHVPWNDVDALKKEIDGNSCAIMLESLAAEGGVMTLSKEMVEAINSLQKEYGVLVILDEVQAGMGRLGTFLGFEKYGLNPDLVSLAKGIGGGLPLGAVLLRQKIADQLKPGDHGTTFGGNPIACAAGLSVVEQIAQPALLKNVEERSAELRAGLSKLAEKYTSILAVRGEGLILGLALDENLPVGNVITAAREEKLMVLSAKGNVLRMLPPLNVSANEAREAIAKLDAAFAKVSK; encoded by the coding sequence ATGGCACAATCCTTCGCTAATCTTTTGGAACAGGATCAGGCGACCATTGCTCCGCTTTACGGCAAGGTCGATATCAATTTTGTGAAGGGTGAAGGCTCGTATCTGTTTGATGACAAAGGTGACAAGTATCTGGACTTCGTCGCGGGCATCGCCGTGAACGGTCTCGGTCACCAGAATGCAGGCATCAAGGCTGCAATCGTTGAACAGTTGAACCATTTCAACCACATTAGCAACCTTTACCCGAACTACCCGCAGATCGCTCTCGGCAGGAAGCTCTTGGAAATCACGGGCTTCGATAAGGCGTTCTTTTGCAACTCCGGAACGGAAGCGAACGAAGGCTGCATCAAGTTCGCTCGTAAGTATTTCAATCGCAAGGGTGAAGCGCATCGCCAGAAGATAGTGACTTTCATCAACAGCTTCCACGGTCGTACTTTCGCCGCTCTTTCTGCAACGGGTCAGCCTTCCATTCGTGAAGGTTTCGGTTCGATGCCGGGTGATTTTGTACACGTTCCTTGGAACGATGTGGATGCGCTCAAAAAAGAAATTGACGGCAACTCTTGTGCGATCATGCTCGAAAGCCTTGCGGCAGAAGGCGGCGTGATGACCCTTTCGAAGGAAATGGTCGAAGCGATTAACAGCCTGCAGAAGGAATACGGCGTTCTCGTGATTCTCGATGAAGTGCAGGCTGGCATGGGCCGTCTCGGCACGTTCCTCGGTTTTGAAAAGTACGGACTGAATCCGGATCTCGTTTCTTTGGCAAAGGGAATCGGCGGCGGTCTTCCGCTCGGTGCGGTTCTTTTGCGTCAGAAGATTGCCGATCAGCTGAAGCCGGGTGATCACGGTACGACGTTCGGCGGCAACCCGATCGCTTGCGCGGCGGGCCTTTCCGTTGTGGAACAGATTGCACAGCCGGCGTTGCTGAAAAACGTGGAAGAGCGTTCTGCAGAGCTGCGGGCAGGCCTTTCGAAACTCGCTGAAAAGTACACTTCGATTCTCGCCGTGCGTGGCGAAGGCTTGATTCTCGGCCTCGCTTTGGACGAAAATCTTCCGGTGGGCAACGTGATTACCGCAGCTCGCGAAGAAAAGCTGATGGTGCTTTCTGCCAAGGGAAACGTTCTCCGTATGCTTCCGCCGCTGAATGTTTCTGCGAATGAAGCTCGTGAAGCGATTGCAAAGCTCGACGCCGCTTTTGCTAAAGTTTCCAAGTAA
- a CDS encoding B12-binding domain-containing radical SAM protein, with the protein MTKSSTLYWPMFLSYAAGTVEADNNEIQLIDSPAMDLDLEKTAAAIRAFGPELIIASTSTPSIINDLSVIKTLKVMFNVPTAIMGTHATAEPLECMQMEPNLDYVIIGEADYTCRNLVRHLRGEISHPSDIAGLAYRTPEGGVDFQPEGPKISNLNEIPWVSKTYYKHLYSCYKRYFYGANLNPLIVILSGRGCPNRCSYCVIPQTLNGHVFRMRDPKDVVDELEYIKEHFEDLGEVFFEDDTFTANHRHVKEICEEILRRGLKITWSCNARADVPLELLKLMHKAGGREMCVGFESASPDVLKNIHKGVKSIDRAIQFTKDARKAGFLVHGCFMVGNLGDTPETLRMTLDYAKKLNPNTAQFYPIMAYPGTEAYKEAVASGALESTDYNQWLDKDGFHRTTIKRPGLSSQALVDFCDKARREFYLRPSYIIRQGIMAIKNPRERYRVFRGFNTLVKHLFRKHGELTPIARQAPTNKQ; encoded by the coding sequence GTGACCAAGTCCAGTACGCTTTATTGGCCGATGTTCTTGAGCTATGCAGCCGGAACCGTGGAAGCGGATAACAACGAAATTCAGCTGATCGACAGTCCTGCAATGGACCTCGACCTCGAAAAGACGGCCGCAGCCATCCGCGCCTTTGGCCCGGAACTGATCATCGCGAGCACCAGCACTCCGAGTATCATCAACGACCTTTCCGTCATCAAAACGCTCAAGGTTATGTTCAACGTTCCGACCGCCATCATGGGAACGCATGCGACAGCCGAACCGCTCGAATGCATGCAGATGGAACCGAACCTGGACTACGTCATCATCGGCGAAGCGGACTACACCTGCCGCAACCTGGTCAGGCACCTCCGCGGCGAAATCTCTCATCCCTCGGACATCGCAGGTCTCGCCTACCGCACACCGGAAGGCGGCGTCGACTTCCAGCCGGAAGGTCCAAAGATTTCAAACCTGAACGAGATTCCGTGGGTCAGCAAGACCTATTACAAGCATCTGTATTCTTGCTACAAGCGTTACTTCTACGGCGCAAACCTGAACCCGCTGATTGTGATTCTTTCCGGTCGTGGATGCCCAAACCGCTGCAGCTACTGCGTCATTCCACAAACGCTGAACGGTCACGTTTTCCGCATGCGCGATCCGAAGGATGTCGTCGACGAACTCGAATACATCAAGGAACATTTTGAAGACCTGGGCGAAGTCTTCTTCGAAGACGATACGTTCACCGCAAACCATCGCCATGTGAAGGAAATCTGCGAGGAAATTCTCCGCCGCGGACTGAAGATTACATGGAGCTGCAATGCCCGTGCCGACGTTCCGCTCGAACTTCTGAAGCTGATGCACAAGGCCGGCGGTCGTGAAATGTGCGTCGGTTTTGAAAGCGCAAGCCCGGATGTTTTGAAAAATATTCACAAGGGCGTGAAGAGCATCGACCGCGCTATCCAATTCACCAAGGACGCCCGCAAGGCAGGTTTCCTTGTGCACGGATGCTTCATGGTCGGAAACCTGGGCGACACCCCGGAAACTCTCCGCATGACCTTGGACTATGCGAAAAAACTGAACCCGAATACCGCCCAGTTCTACCCGATTATGGCTTATCCGGGAACCGAAGCTTACAAGGAAGCCGTCGCAAGCGGCGCCCTCGAAAGCACCGATTACAACCAGTGGCTTGACAAGGATGGTTTCCATCGCACAACGATCAAGCGACCGGGACTTTCGAGCCAGGCTCTCGTGGACTTCTGCGACAAGGCTCGCCGCGAATTCTATCTACGCCCGAGTTACATCATCCGTCAGGGCATCATGGCGATCAAGAATCCGAGAGAACGCTATCGCGTTTTCCGCGGTTTCAACACGCTCGTCAAGCACCTGTTCCGCAAGCACGGCGAACTGACTCCGATCGCCCGTCAAGCTCCGACGAACAAGCAGTAA
- a CDS encoding toxin-antitoxin system YwqK family antitoxin, which translates to MQKYAIIALFLLASHVLAADALDTVRVSAADGTLQEVYTVQKDTKIRQGHFVSYHPNGKLGVESNYLDGKLDGLYKSYYVNGQLWQEVEYAVGKEHGVSKTYYENGKLRNQDTFVMGIPEGISKEWDSTGTLRSEMTYVKGYVNGVARMFDANGMISEDMEFVNGIREGIYHKYNKGIVVHTAKFRRNRCVENCNF; encoded by the coding sequence ATGCAAAAGTACGCTATAATCGCCTTGTTTTTGCTCGCATCCCATGTGTTAGCTGCGGATGCGTTGGATACGGTCCGTGTGAGTGCAGCAGATGGAACGTTGCAAGAAGTTTACACCGTGCAGAAAGACACAAAAATTCGCCAAGGCCACTTTGTTTCGTATCATCCGAACGGAAAGCTAGGCGTTGAATCCAATTACTTGGACGGCAAGCTCGACGGACTTTACAAGAGCTACTATGTGAACGGTCAACTTTGGCAAGAAGTGGAATACGCCGTGGGAAAAGAACACGGGGTATCGAAGACTTACTATGAAAATGGAAAGCTCCGCAATCAGGATACCTTTGTCATGGGAATCCCGGAAGGCATTTCCAAGGAATGGGATTCGACGGGAACGCTCCGTTCGGAAATGACCTATGTGAAAGGTTATGTCAACGGGGTCGCTCGCATGTTCGACGCGAACGGCATGATTTCGGAAGACATGGAATTTGTGAACGGAATCCGCGAAGGAATCTACCACAAGTACAACAAGGGCATCGTGGTGCACACGGCAAAATTCCGTCGCAACCGTTGCGTGGAAAATTGCAATTTCTAA
- a CDS encoding DedA family protein: MYTKITDWYSDNLNYGSVALLMAIESSFIPFPSEVVVPPAAYKALQPDSGLNIVLLVLAATFGALCGAFINYFLAKVLGQPIIYKFADSRLGHMCLLDSKKVEQAEKFFRDHGAISTFVGRLIPAIRQLISIPAGLSGMKLSTFALFTALGALVWNMVLAILGVIAHGQSDIIQKYNSELSMILLGLAGLFVCYILYKGLKKKKSVPQSAEQTSEIQKT; this comes from the coding sequence ATTTACACGAAGATTACAGATTGGTACAGCGATAATTTGAACTACGGTTCCGTCGCCCTGCTGATGGCGATTGAAAGTTCCTTTATTCCGTTCCCGAGTGAAGTCGTGGTGCCGCCCGCCGCTTACAAGGCCCTACAGCCGGATTCCGGTTTGAACATCGTTCTGCTCGTTCTCGCGGCCACGTTCGGTGCGCTATGCGGAGCGTTCATCAACTATTTTCTCGCCAAGGTTCTCGGTCAGCCGATTATCTACAAGTTTGCGGACTCCCGTCTCGGTCACATGTGCCTGCTCGATTCTAAAAAAGTGGAACAGGCCGAAAAGTTTTTCCGCGACCACGGAGCCATTTCCACTTTCGTCGGCCGTTTGATTCCGGCAATCCGTCAGCTGATTTCGATTCCCGCAGGACTTTCGGGTATGAAGCTCAGCACCTTTGCTCTTTTCACCGCACTCGGCGCACTGGTCTGGAACATGGTCCTTGCCATTCTCGGCGTGATTGCCCACGGACAAAGCGATATCATCCAGAAGTACAATTCCGAGCTCTCGATGATTCTTTTAGGCCTTGCAGGACTCTTTGTCTGCTACATTCTGTACAAGGGCTTGAAAAAGAAAAAGTCCGTTCCGCAGAGCGCAGAACAGACTTCTGAAATTCAGAAAACGTAA